A genomic stretch from Bordetella sp. N includes:
- a CDS encoding LysR family transcriptional regulator produces MITLKQLEAFYWAAELGGLDPAAQRLNTTQSAISKRLQELEGVLGIDLFDRSRRRAQITPQGERLLAYARDMLSNRDRIMDLSTALTPVTRTLRLGVTELTAMTWLPAWIQRIRNSHPQVTLSPVVDTSVRLVESVRAGELDMAIVPDAFRDMHFETVPLDSVEYAWMCSPAYLDGVDDVPLRALAEYTIIVQLHASGLGDMVGRWLRENGVQIEHSLSSSSLAALASLTLSGLGISYLPRRMFEPAIGSGQLRVIHSTPALPRVPYVMLYDRSSADDFIRFVTSLATDTCDFTRALSALMPMR; encoded by the coding sequence ATGATCACGCTCAAACAACTGGAGGCGTTCTACTGGGCCGCCGAACTTGGTGGACTCGATCCTGCCGCGCAGCGTCTCAATACGACCCAGTCGGCCATTTCCAAGCGGCTGCAGGAGTTGGAAGGCGTGCTGGGGATAGACCTGTTCGACCGAAGCAGGCGGCGCGCACAGATCACGCCACAGGGCGAGCGCTTGCTTGCCTATGCGCGGGACATGCTGTCGAACCGGGATCGGATCATGGATCTGAGCACGGCTTTGACACCGGTGACGCGCACCTTGCGTCTGGGTGTGACCGAGCTGACGGCGATGACGTGGCTGCCTGCCTGGATCCAGCGCATACGCAACAGCCACCCGCAGGTGACGCTTTCCCCGGTGGTCGATACCAGCGTTCGATTGGTGGAAAGCGTCCGTGCGGGCGAACTCGACATGGCGATCGTGCCCGATGCTTTTCGGGACATGCACTTCGAAACGGTGCCGCTGGACTCGGTGGAATATGCGTGGATGTGCAGTCCGGCCTACCTGGATGGTGTCGACGACGTGCCACTGCGCGCGCTCGCCGAATACACCATCATCGTCCAGTTGCATGCGTCCGGGCTGGGCGACATGGTGGGACGATGGTTGCGGGAAAACGGCGTGCAGATCGAGCATTCGCTTTCCAGCAGCAGCCTGGCCGCGCTGGCGTCGTTGACCCTGTCGGGCCTGGGTATCAGTTACCTGCCCAGGAGGATGTTCGAACCCGCCATCGGGTCCGGACAGCTGCGGGTTATCCACAGCACGCCGGCATTGCCGCGCGTCCCCTACGTCATGCTGTATGACCGGTCCTCGGCTGACGACTTCATCCGCTTCGTGACGTCGCTGGCGACGGATACGTGCGACTTCACGCGCGCGTTGTCCGCCTTGATGCCCATGCGCTGA
- a CDS encoding amino acid ABC transporter ATP-binding protein → MIKFIDVNKRYGDYQALDNINEEVEAGEVVVVCGPSGSGKSTLIRTVNRLEPIQGGRIEVDGQNVAAEGRNVNDLRSRIGFVFQQFNLFPHLSVLDNIMLAPVQLRRKTRQQAKSQARALLERVGLAQKADAYPSQLSGGQQQRVAIARALAMEPPVMLFDEPTSALDPEMVGEVLQVMKELARDGMTMICVTHEMGFAREVADRVWFMADGRVLERAEPQMFFQAPEHPRARKFVADIRGA, encoded by the coding sequence ATGATCAAGTTCATCGACGTCAACAAGCGCTATGGCGATTACCAGGCGCTGGACAACATCAACGAAGAAGTCGAGGCGGGGGAGGTGGTGGTGGTCTGCGGCCCTTCCGGGTCCGGCAAGTCCACGCTGATCCGCACGGTCAATCGGCTTGAGCCGATACAAGGGGGCCGAATCGAGGTCGACGGACAGAATGTGGCGGCGGAGGGGCGCAACGTGAACGATCTGCGCTCGCGCATCGGCTTCGTCTTCCAGCAGTTCAATCTATTCCCTCATCTCTCCGTGCTCGACAACATCATGCTCGCGCCGGTGCAATTGCGGCGCAAGACGCGGCAGCAGGCGAAGTCGCAGGCCCGGGCGCTGCTGGAACGCGTCGGCCTGGCGCAGAAGGCCGACGCCTATCCGTCCCAATTGTCGGGTGGCCAGCAACAGCGCGTCGCCATCGCGCGCGCCTTGGCGATGGAGCCGCCGGTGATGCTGTTCGATGAGCCGACCAGCGCACTGGATCCGGAAATGGTCGGCGAGGTCCTGCAGGTGATGAAGGAACTGGCGCGCGACGGCATGACCATGATCTGCGTGACCCACGAGATGGGCTTCGCGCGCGAGGTGGCCGATCGGGTCTGGTTCATGGCCGATGGCCGGGTGCTGGAGCGTGCTGAACCTCAGATGTTCTTCCAGGCGCCGGAACACCCGCGCGCCAGGAAGTTCGTCGCGGACATTCGCGGCGCATGA
- a CDS encoding SDR family oxidoreductase, which produces MDLGLQDKTALVLGAGGGLGSAIAQALAREGARVVLADIDEKAATRAAASLDPARTLAMQWDLADLDGIPARLAVIRAKLGDIDILINNTGGPAPSPVNGQPTDTWRQRFESMVLPVISITDAVLPVMRERRWGRIITSTSSGVISPIPNLGLSNSLRSTLVGWSKTLAREVAADGITANIVVPGRIATDRIRFLDEEKARRENRSVAEVSQQSTAAIPVGRYGEPEEYADLVAFLASQRAAYITGSIVRVDGGLISSI; this is translated from the coding sequence ATGGACCTCGGACTTCAAGACAAAACGGCACTCGTACTCGGCGCGGGAGGCGGCCTGGGCTCCGCCATCGCGCAAGCCCTGGCCCGCGAAGGCGCCCGCGTAGTCCTGGCGGACATCGACGAGAAAGCCGCGACCCGAGCCGCCGCCTCGCTCGACCCTGCCAGGACCCTGGCCATGCAATGGGACCTGGCCGACCTCGACGGCATTCCGGCCCGCCTTGCGGTGATACGCGCGAAGCTTGGGGATATCGACATTCTTATCAACAACACCGGCGGCCCCGCGCCGTCGCCCGTCAACGGCCAGCCCACCGACACCTGGCGGCAACGCTTCGAAAGCATGGTGCTGCCGGTGATCTCGATCACCGATGCAGTACTGCCAGTCATGCGTGAGCGCCGCTGGGGCCGGATCATTACCAGCACCTCGTCCGGCGTCATTTCCCCCATCCCCAATCTGGGCTTGTCCAACTCCCTGCGGTCCACGCTGGTCGGCTGGTCCAAGACGCTGGCGCGCGAGGTGGCTGCCGACGGCATCACGGCCAACATCGTGGTGCCGGGCCGCATCGCGACAGACCGCATCCGCTTCCTCGACGAAGAGAAAGCTCGCAGGGAAAACCGGTCCGTCGCCGAAGTCAGCCAACAGAGCACCGCGGCGATTCCCGTCGGACGCTACGGCGAGCCGGAGGAATACGCCGACCTGGTGGCCTTCCTTGCCAGCCAGCGCGCCGCCTACATCACAGGATCCATCGTCCGCGTCGACGGTGGACTCATTTCCAGCATTTGA
- a CDS encoding ribonuclease activity regulator RraA → MDIQTTPLPSHIVDTLSQVTTATLTTILFKKGLRNIWIRQTAPLMAGQKRVVGRAFTLRFIPQREDITSPASWSSPISTRAAVEAMPAGCVAIADTAGIVDSGIFGDILCARMHQRGVAGLVTAGAVRDRAGIQVAGLPVWSSGVSAPPAVAQLAFVGWQDPIGCGGVAVMPNDIIVADEDGAIVIPADLLDSVLETALDQEQTEAWILDEVRKGAPLTGLYPMNEENKARYEAYRRQG, encoded by the coding sequence ATGGACATTCAAACCACGCCCCTGCCCTCCCACATCGTCGACACGCTGTCACAAGTCACCACGGCGACATTGACCACGATTCTCTTCAAGAAAGGCCTGCGCAACATCTGGATCCGGCAGACGGCGCCGCTGATGGCGGGACAGAAACGAGTCGTCGGCCGCGCATTCACGCTGCGCTTCATTCCGCAGCGCGAGGACATCACGTCGCCCGCGTCCTGGTCTTCGCCCATTTCCACGCGCGCCGCGGTGGAAGCCATGCCGGCCGGATGCGTCGCCATTGCCGACACCGCGGGCATCGTCGACAGCGGGATTTTCGGCGATATCCTCTGCGCCCGCATGCATCAACGCGGCGTCGCCGGCCTGGTCACCGCGGGCGCCGTGCGCGACCGCGCCGGCATCCAGGTTGCCGGCCTGCCCGTCTGGAGCAGCGGCGTGTCCGCGCCACCCGCCGTGGCACAACTGGCCTTCGTCGGTTGGCAGGATCCCATCGGCTGTGGCGGCGTCGCCGTCATGCCCAATGACATCATCGTGGCCGACGAAGACGGCGCCATCGTCATTCCGGCGGACCTGCTCGACAGCGTGCTGGAGACGGCCCTCGACCAGGAGCAGACCGAAGCCTGGATCCTCGACGAGGTGCGCAAGGGGGCCCCCCTGACGGGCCTGTACCCGATGAACGAGGAAAACAAGGCCCGTTACGAGGCATACCGACGCCAGGGCTGA
- the cysE gene encoding serine O-acetyltransferase: MKRTAVQPNSVEELLGVLTDSSFELAQREPILGPALRRLAGPAPSLAGWMARLLGGRLADADLNAARLANLFLGQYRHAPRLLELAVGDVAAILRRDPASRGALDVVLHHKGFQALLVHRLASSLWLDNRQDLARYLQEMAARVFSVDIHPACHIGAEIMLDHATGIVIGETAEIADGVSIMQNVTLGGTGKHAGDRHPKIGTGVLIGAGAVLLGNISVGARARIGAGSVVLRDVPAGATAVGVPARILPGQGGLPLPAEDMEHAGREPACAPAG; this comes from the coding sequence ATGAAGCGGACCGCCGTGCAACCGAATTCAGTGGAAGAGCTGCTGGGCGTCTTGACCGATTCGTCGTTCGAGCTTGCGCAGCGTGAGCCCATTCTTGGCCCGGCCCTGCGGCGGCTGGCGGGCCCGGCGCCCAGCCTGGCAGGTTGGATGGCCAGGTTGCTGGGTGGCCGCCTGGCCGATGCCGACCTCAACGCCGCCAGGCTCGCCAACCTTTTCCTCGGGCAATACCGGCATGCGCCCCGGCTACTTGAGCTGGCCGTGGGAGATGTCGCCGCCATCCTCAGGCGCGATCCCGCCAGCCGCGGCGCGCTTGACGTGGTCTTGCACCATAAAGGCTTCCAGGCATTGCTGGTGCATCGCCTGGCCAGCAGTCTATGGCTGGATAACAGGCAGGACCTGGCGCGCTACCTGCAGGAGATGGCAGCGCGCGTGTTCAGCGTCGACATCCATCCCGCATGCCATATCGGCGCGGAGATCATGTTGGATCACGCCACCGGCATCGTGATCGGCGAGACGGCCGAGATCGCGGATGGCGTATCCATCATGCAGAACGTGACCCTGGGCGGGACGGGTAAGCATGCCGGCGATCGCCATCCGAAGATTGGGACTGGTGTGCTGATCGGCGCCGGAGCGGTGCTGTTGGGCAACATCAGCGTGGGGGCTCGTGCGCGCATCGGCGCCGGCAGTGTCGTGCTGCGGGACGTGCCCGCGGGCGCGACTGCCGTCGGTGTGCCGGCCCGTATCCTTCCAGGGCAGGGCGGGTTGCCGCTGCCCGCGGAGGACATGGAGCATGCCGGACGGGAGCCGGCCTGCGCTCCCGCCGGTTGA
- a CDS encoding tripartite tricarboxylate transporter substrate binding protein → MQWRVLAGCLMVAALTPMAAMAETYPAKPIRMIVPFPPGGTADIIARVVSDKMAQDLGVALIVENRPGGAGGGVGTMEIARAPADGYTIGIATVGTLGTAPATAPKALYDPAKDFSYISNIAAMPMLIAAGPSSGAATLAQLVELAKKSPGKLAFASGGTGGVAHLMGARFEVASGTKLTHIPYRGANPALNDVTGGQVDVIFDALASSWPYLQTGRIHALAVSGDHRIAALPQVPTFAEAGLPAVSTRAWYGLIGPAQMDAKTVDRLYAAVKKAVDSPEVRARLDKLDTEAIGSTPAAYKKQVLEELDGWKQLATSQHIVAD, encoded by the coding sequence ATGCAGTGGAGAGTGCTTGCAGGCTGCCTGATGGTGGCTGCCTTGACCCCCATGGCCGCGATGGCCGAGACCTATCCCGCCAAGCCGATCAGGATGATCGTGCCCTTCCCGCCCGGCGGCACGGCGGACATCATTGCCCGGGTGGTGTCCGACAAGATGGCCCAGGATCTTGGCGTCGCCTTGATCGTCGAGAACCGCCCAGGCGGCGCCGGTGGTGGTGTCGGCACCATGGAGATCGCCCGCGCGCCCGCGGATGGCTACACGATCGGCATCGCGACCGTGGGAACATTGGGCACGGCTCCCGCCACCGCACCGAAGGCCCTCTACGACCCCGCCAAGGATTTCTCCTACATCAGCAATATTGCCGCGATGCCGATGCTGATCGCCGCCGGCCCCTCGTCCGGCGCCGCGACGCTCGCGCAGCTCGTCGAGCTTGCCAAGAAGAGTCCCGGCAAGCTTGCCTTCGCATCGGGCGGCACCGGTGGCGTCGCGCACCTGATGGGCGCGCGCTTCGAGGTCGCGAGCGGAACCAAGCTGACGCATATCCCCTACCGCGGTGCCAACCCGGCCTTGAATGACGTCACGGGCGGGCAGGTCGACGTGATCTTCGACGCGCTCGCATCATCCTGGCCGTATCTGCAGACGGGCCGTATCCACGCATTGGCCGTGTCCGGCGATCACCGCATCGCCGCCCTGCCCCAGGTGCCGACCTTCGCCGAGGCCGGCCTTCCCGCGGTCAGCACGCGTGCCTGGTATGGACTGATCGGCCCCGCGCAGATGGATGCGAAGACGGTGGACAGGCTCTATGCCGCCGTCAAGAAAGCCGTCGACTCACCCGAGGTACGCGCGCGTCTGGACAAACTGGATACCGAAGCCATCGGCAGCACGCCCGCCGCGTACAAGAAGCAGGTACTTGAAGAACTCGACGGCTGGAAGCAACTGGCGACGTCGCAGCACATCGTGGCCGATTGA